The following proteins are co-located in the Moraxella nasovis genome:
- the dapA gene encoding 4-hydroxy-tetrahydrodipicolinate synthase, whose amino-acid sequence MADAYQDIKSRLHGSIPALITPMTVDGAVDYDALAKLIEWQIAEGTHAIVAVGTTGESATLSMQEHAEVIKFFVQQVAGRVPVIAGTGANNTLEAIELTQYAKDAGADAALLVVPYYNKPSQEGIYQHYKAIANAVDIPQILYNVPGRTVVDLQQATVERLMTIPNIVAIKDATGDLTRGRALIEAVSDHIVVLSGDDPTALELIKLGGRGNISVTANVVPRAMSQTFTLALEGKFDEANALHDTIKHLHSDLFCEASPQPTKYALYKMGKIDKGIRLPLVWLSKEYQPVIDAALTKANLI is encoded by the coding sequence ATGGCAGACGCATATCAAGATATAAAAAGCAGACTGCACGGCTCGATACCTGCGCTAATTACGCCGATGACGGTAGACGGTGCGGTAGATTATGACGCTCTTGCAAAGCTTATCGAATGGCAAATCGCAGAAGGTACGCACGCTATCGTGGCAGTTGGTACGACAGGCGAGTCGGCAACTTTATCTATGCAAGAGCATGCTGAAGTGATTAAGTTTTTTGTTCAGCAAGTGGCAGGACGTGTACCCGTCATCGCAGGTACAGGGGCAAATAACACGCTTGAAGCGATCGAATTAACCCAATACGCCAAAGACGCAGGGGCAGATGCTGCACTGCTTGTCGTGCCATACTACAATAAGCCTTCCCAAGAAGGTATCTATCAGCACTATAAGGCGATTGCCAATGCGGTGGACATTCCACAAATTTTATATAACGTGCCAGGACGCACCGTGGTAGATTTACAGCAGGCGACTGTAGAACGCCTGATGACCATTCCAAATATCGTCGCCATTAAAGATGCGACAGGCGATCTGACCCGTGGTCGGGCGTTAATTGAGGCAGTTAGTGATCACATCGTGGTGCTGTCAGGCGATGATCCGACCGCTTTAGAGCTTATTAAGCTTGGTGGCAGGGGTAACATCTCTGTAACGGCGAATGTCGTTCCTCGTGCGATGAGCCAAACTTTTACTTTGGCACTTGAGGGTAAATTTGACGAAGCGAACGCTTTGCACGACACCATTAAGCACTTACACAGCGATTTATTTTGTGAGGCAAGTCCTCAGCCAACTAAGTATGCTTTATACAAGATGGGCAAGATTGATAAAGGCATTCGCTTGCCACTGGTTTGGTTATCTAAAGAGTATCAGCCTGTGATTGATGCAGCACTGACCAAGGCGAATTTGATTTAA
- a CDS encoding Nif3-like dinuclear metal center hexameric protein: protein MYKLIIYIPQEHLDEVKEAVFQAGAGQFGNYSCCAWEVLGVGQFKPLKGANPTIGQVGTLETVKEWRVEMIVPDDRLHSVIQAYKKAHPYECPAYDVYLMVDV, encoded by the coding sequence ATGTATAAATTAATCATCTATATACCCCAAGAACATTTAGACGAGGTAAAAGAGGCGGTGTTTCAGGCAGGTGCAGGGCAGTTTGGTAATTATTCTTGCTGTGCTTGGGAGGTTTTGGGAGTAGGTCAGTTTAAGCCACTTAAGGGAGCTAATCCTACTATCGGTCAGGTTGGCACTCTTGAGACTGTCAAAGAATGGCGTGTGGAGATGATAGTGCCAGATGATAGGCTACATTCGGTTATTCAAGCCTACAAGAAAGCTCATCCTTATGAATGCCCTGCGTACGATGTGTATCTGATGGTAGATGTGTAG
- the ettA gene encoding energy-dependent translational throttle protein EttA, with protein MAQYIYTMNKVSKLVPPKREILKDISLSFFPGAKIGVLGLNGAGKSTLLRIMAGVDTEYNGEARPQTGIKIGYLPQEPQLDPTKDVRGNVEDGVREALDALDRLNQIYAEYAEPDADFDKLAAEQGKMEDIITAWDAHNLNTQLEKAADALRLPPWDADVSKLSGGEKRRVALCRLLLSKPDMLLLDEPTNHLDAESVAWLERFLKDYSGTIVAITHDRYFLDNVAEWILELDRGYGYPYQGNYTEWLEQKNKRLEQEQKQEEAFAKALKQELEWVRKNQKGQQAKSKSRLERFEEMNSREFQQRNETAEIYIPPGPRLGNKVIEVNNISKSFGDRLLYENLSFTVPPLAIVGIVGPNGVGKTTLFNMITGKDKPDTGTVEIGESVKVAYVGQVRDDLDDKKTVWEEVSDGLDMITVGEYTTPSRAYIGRFNFKGQDQQKLVGNLSGGERNRLQLAKTLKQGANVILLDEPSNDLDVETLRALEDAIQVFPGTVMVVSHDRWFLDRICTHILSFENEEPEFFDGNYSEYEKWRKERLGADATPKRTKYKKIGG; from the coding sequence ATGGCACAATACATCTACACCATGAACAAAGTGTCAAAACTTGTTCCACCCAAGCGTGAAATCCTAAAAGACATCTCGCTGTCTTTCTTCCCAGGGGCGAAAATTGGCGTACTCGGTCTAAACGGTGCTGGCAAATCCACACTTCTTCGTATCATGGCAGGCGTGGATACCGAATACAATGGCGAAGCACGCCCACAAACAGGCATCAAGATTGGCTACCTACCCCAAGAGCCACAGCTTGACCCCACCAAAGACGTGCGTGGTAATGTAGAAGATGGCGTGCGTGAAGCCCTAGACGCTCTTGACCGCCTAAACCAAATCTATGCCGAATATGCCGAGCCTGATGCTGATTTTGATAAGCTGGCTGCCGAGCAAGGCAAGATGGAAGATATTATCACTGCTTGGGACGCACACAACCTAAATACTCAGCTTGAAAAAGCAGCGGACGCACTTCGTCTGCCACCTTGGGACGCTGATGTGTCTAAGCTGTCTGGGGGCGAAAAACGCCGTGTCGCATTGTGTCGCCTGCTGTTATCCAAGCCTGATATGCTCCTACTTGACGAGCCGACCAACCACTTGGACGCAGAGAGTGTGGCGTGGCTTGAGCGTTTCTTAAAAGACTACTCTGGCACGATTGTGGCGATTACGCATGACCGCTATTTTCTTGACAATGTCGCTGAGTGGATTTTGGAGCTGGACCGTGGCTATGGCTATCCGTATCAAGGCAACTATACCGAATGGCTTGAACAGAAAAACAAACGTCTAGAACAAGAACAAAAACAAGAAGAAGCCTTTGCCAAAGCCCTAAAACAAGAGCTAGAATGGGTACGCAAAAACCAAAAGGGTCAGCAAGCCAAATCCAAATCTCGCCTAGAACGCTTTGAAGAGATGAACTCACGAGAGTTCCAACAGCGTAACGAAACCGCCGAAATTTATATCCCACCGGGACCACGCCTTGGCAATAAAGTGATTGAAGTTAATAACATTTCCAAATCCTTTGGCGACCGTCTGCTGTATGAAAATCTATCTTTCACCGTGCCACCCTTAGCGATTGTCGGTATCGTAGGACCTAACGGCGTGGGTAAAACCACCTTATTTAACATGATTACAGGTAAAGATAAGCCAGACACAGGCACTGTGGAGATTGGCGAGAGCGTGAAAGTTGCCTATGTGGGTCAGGTGCGTGATGATCTTGATGACAAAAAAACCGTGTGGGAAGAAGTGTCGGACGGACTTGACATGATAACGGTGGGCGAGTATACCACACCAAGCCGTGCCTACATCGGACGCTTTAACTTTAAAGGTCAAGACCAACAAAAACTCGTTGGCAATCTATCAGGTGGTGAGCGAAATCGCCTACAACTTGCCAAAACCCTAAAACAAGGGGCGAACGTTATCCTACTGGACGAGCCGTCCAACGACCTTGATGTGGAGACCTTGCGTGCCTTAGAAGATGCGATTCAAGTGTTCCCCGGCACAGTGATGGTCGTTTCGCATGACAGATGGTTCTTGGACCGTATTTGTACGCATATTTTATCTTTTGAGAATGAAGAGCCTGAATTTTTTGATGGTAATTATTCAGAATACGAAAAATGGCGTAAGGAGCGATTGGGGGCAGATGCCACACCAAAAAGAACGAAATATAAAAAGATTGGTGGGTAA
- a CDS encoding aminotransferase class IV, translating into MTQIQTVQFYHLTDGQMVASNQAMDERAFAYGDGFFSTMGVKDGVILWADWHRVRLVDCAWRFCLDIDVSEIMTHLTALAAAMGYGMLKIIITRHAQKVRGYGFLAAKIGRRAQVFIKIMPSPIYDAVSFIGEFPIQKSGQAWCLTEKIGIRPSRFYGVKLISCHEHVFIHHELLQAQAAQDKIIEGLVQNTAGEWICGVSSNVFYQLDGKWYTPSLNGSGVNGTVRKALLSYSLAVERVLCDNDLTKITAMAFTNAVKGVIPIDGLWYRDVYHVMQTKDALPSLLGYR; encoded by the coding sequence ATGACGCAAATACAAACGGTGCAGTTTTATCATCTGACAGATGGTCAGATGGTGGCTTCAAATCAAGCGATGGATGAGCGAGCCTTTGCTTATGGTGATGGGTTTTTTAGCACGATGGGCGTAAAAGATGGCGTCATTTTATGGGCAGATTGGCATAGGGTGCGATTGGTGGATTGTGCTTGGCGATTCTGCCTAGATATTGATGTCAGCGAGATAATGACACATCTGACCGCATTGGCAGCAGCGATGGGCTATGGTATGCTAAAGATTATCATCACACGACACGCCCAAAAAGTGCGTGGCTATGGGTTTTTGGCGGCAAAAATAGGCAGGCGTGCTCAAGTCTTTATTAAGATTATGCCATCACCCATCTATGATGCTGTATCATTTATTGGAGAGTTTCCCATCCAAAAGTCTGGACAGGCTTGGTGCTTGACCGAAAAAATAGGCATTAGGCCCAGTCGGTTTTATGGGGTAAAATTAATCAGCTGTCATGAACACGTTTTTATCCATCATGAACTGTTACAAGCTCAAGCTGCCCAAGATAAGATTATAGAAGGGCTTGTTCAGAACACTGCAGGCGAGTGGATTTGTGGGGTTAGTAGTAATGTATTTTATCAGCTTGATGGCAAGTGGTACACGCCAAGCCTAAATGGCTCAGGTGTTAATGGTACAGTGCGTAAGGCGTTGTTATCTTATTCATTAGCAGTTGAACGGGTGCTGTGTGATAATGATTTGACCAAAATAACAGCAATGGCATTCACCAATGCAGTAAAAGGCGTTATACCCATTGATGGGCTGTGGTATCGTGATGTCTATCACGTCATGCAGACTAAGGACGCCTTGCCAAGTTTATTAGGCTATCGATGA
- the aroE gene encoding shikimate dehydrogenase, giving the protein MQHFIVIGNPISHSKSPDIHHAFADSLGKSIRYSREFCPDNFDSFCAVVSAFFHGGGTGANVTLPFKEMAFKLCQDTGMLSDHAKAAGAVNTLSMQDGKLYGDNTDGRGLVSDLQSQGINLQDKTVAIIGAGGATRGAILPLIEQGAKLHIFNRTLSKATSLVADFKSSADTLCAYELSKLSTGTHHFDVIINATSATTHSQTLALSQSLSADFAYDMMYGKPSEFLEHFKQRGAKLSDGYGMLIHQAALSFALWTNCQVSQSTLERLSNQ; this is encoded by the coding sequence ATGCAGCATTTTATCGTTATCGGCAATCCTATCAGCCACTCTAAAAGCCCTGACATTCATCACGCATTTGCAGACAGCTTAGGCAAATCCATTCGCTACTCTCGTGAGTTTTGTCCAGATAATTTTGATAGCTTTTGTGCAGTCGTATCGGCATTTTTTCATGGTGGTGGCACAGGGGCGAACGTTACACTCCCTTTTAAAGAGATGGCGTTTAAGCTGTGCCAAGACACAGGTATGCTCAGTGATCACGCCAAAGCAGCAGGGGCAGTCAATACGCTTAGTATGCAAGATGGCAAACTGTATGGCGATAACACTGATGGACGTGGGCTTGTATCAGACCTACAATCTCAAGGCATAAATTTACAAGATAAAACAGTTGCCATCATTGGGGCAGGTGGAGCAACTCGTGGGGCGATTTTACCCCTTATAGAACAAGGAGCAAAGCTACACATTTTTAATCGCACACTGTCTAAGGCTACAAGCCTTGTGGCAGACTTTAAATCATCTGCAGACACGCTGTGTGCCTATGAATTGTCTAAGCTAAGCACAGGCACGCATCACTTTGATGTTATCATCAATGCCACATCAGCCACCACGCACAGCCAGACACTCGCTCTGTCACAATCGCTGTCGGCAGATTTTGCTTATGATATGATGTATGGCAAGCCATCAGAATTTTTAGAGCATTTTAAGCAGCGTGGGGCAAAGCTGTCAGACGGATATGGCATGCTTATCCATCAAGCAGCCTTATCTTTTGCGTTATGGACTAACTGCCAAGTCAGCCAATCAACCTTAGAACGGCTAAGCAATCAATAG
- the purC gene encoding phosphoribosylaminoimidazolesuccinocarboxamide synthase — translation MEKQALLYTGKAKSVYETHDADYLILHFRNDASAFNGEKIAQLDRKGKVNNRFNAFIMQKLAEAGVETHFERQLSDDEVLVKRLKMIPVECVVRNYAAGGLMKRLGLEEGLPLLPPTYELFYKDDKLGDPMLSESTAIALGFATADELDQMKKLTYKVNEVLSAIFDEAGLLLVDFKLEFGLFQGRIVLGDEFSPDGCRLWDKQTKKKLDKDRFRQGLGDVVEGYEEVARRIGVPLED, via the coding sequence ATGGAAAAACAAGCACTTCTTTATACTGGTAAAGCAAAATCTGTCTATGAGACACATGATGCTGATTATCTGATTTTGCACTTTCGTAACGACGCCAGTGCATTCAATGGCGAGAAAATTGCCCAGCTTGACCGCAAGGGTAAGGTCAATAATCGCTTTAATGCTTTTATTATGCAAAAACTTGCCGAAGCTGGTGTTGAGACACACTTTGAGCGTCAGCTATCTGACGATGAAGTGCTGGTCAAACGCCTAAAAATGATTCCTGTGGAATGCGTGGTGCGTAACTATGCAGCAGGCGGGCTAATGAAGCGTCTAGGTCTAGAAGAAGGCTTGCCACTACTGCCACCAACGTATGAGCTTTTTTATAAAGACGATAAGCTTGGCGATCCAATGCTGTCAGAATCAACTGCTATCGCCCTAGGTTTTGCCACAGCTGATGAGCTTGATCAGATGAAGAAGCTCACTTATAAGGTGAATGAAGTTTTATCAGCTATTTTTGATGAAGCAGGTCTTTTGCTTGTGGACTTTAAGCTTGAATTTGGCTTATTCCAAGGTCGAATTGTGCTTGGTGATGAGTTCTCGCCAGACGGTTGCCGCCTTTGGGATAAACAAACTAAGAAAAAACTAGATAAAGATCGTTTCCGCCAAGGCTTAGGCGATGTGGTAGAAGGTTATGAAGAAGTCGCCCGCCGAATTGGTGTGCCACTAGAAGACTGA
- the mltG gene encoding endolytic transglycosylase MltG has product MNQPKTRKTTKRHYVKKPDKKQPKSQLRFVVLVVLALLILMGLFIGYMTIFAKTSQPSQILDVQKGDTYHGILVQQKWQSSPFASNAITKLYLKMYANKELHVGKYQIPTNASLKQVVDILNAGVLVTTIKVQIIEGKTIKDLYHTLKNTDGVTLELLAPKTADYTWQDVAADNKAVAEALQIDKSKGGQGNLEGWFAPNTYLFDYGTSDRQILKRLYSEQKKLLQAEWDDKDANLPYQSPYEALIMASIIEKETSIDDERQKVAAVFINRLRQGMRLQTDPTIIYGLFDRYDGKIYRSNISEKTAYNTYQINGLPPTPIALPSAASIRAAMHPADTDVVYFVATGKGGHTFSRTLDEHNQAVAKYRATLKDNAK; this is encoded by the coding sequence ATGAATCAGCCAAAAACACGCAAAACCACCAAAAGACACTATGTCAAAAAGCCTGACAAAAAACAGCCTAAGTCCCAGCTAAGATTTGTAGTGCTGGTTGTGCTAGCTTTGCTGATTTTGATGGGATTATTTATCGGCTATATGACGATTTTTGCCAAGACAAGTCAGCCATCTCAAATACTTGACGTCCAAAAAGGCGACACCTATCATGGCATACTTGTTCAACAAAAATGGCAGTCATCGCCTTTTGCATCTAATGCGATAACTAAGCTGTACTTAAAAATGTATGCCAATAAAGAGCTGCACGTTGGAAAATACCAAATTCCGACAAATGCCAGCTTAAAGCAGGTGGTGGATATTTTAAACGCAGGGGTTTTGGTTACGACCATTAAGGTGCAAATTATTGAAGGTAAGACCATTAAAGATTTGTACCACACGCTAAAAAATACCGATGGTGTCACGCTTGAGCTGTTAGCTCCAAAGACTGCCGATTATACGTGGCAGGATGTTGCAGCTGATAATAAGGCGGTGGCAGAAGCTTTGCAAATTGACAAGTCAAAAGGCGGGCAAGGCAATTTAGAAGGGTGGTTTGCTCCAAATACCTACTTATTTGATTATGGAACAAGTGACCGCCAAATCCTAAAACGACTATATAGCGAACAAAAAAAGCTCTTACAGGCAGAGTGGGATGACAAAGATGCCAATTTGCCTTATCAGTCGCCTTATGAAGCACTCATCATGGCAAGCATCATTGAAAAAGAAACAAGCATTGATGATGAGCGTCAAAAGGTAGCGGCAGTATTTATTAATCGCTTACGCCAAGGTATGCGACTACAAACAGATCCGACCATCATCTATGGTTTGTTTGATCGCTATGATGGTAAGATTTACCGTTCAAACATTAGCGAAAAAACCGCCTATAACACCTACCAGATTAATGGACTGCCACCAACGCCAATCGCCTTACCATCTGCTGCATCTATTCGTGCCGCTATGCACCCAGCAGATACAGATGTGGTGTATTTTGTGGCGACAGGCAAAGGTGGACACACGTTTAGCCGCACCTTAGATGAGCATAATCAGGCGGTTGCCAAGTATCGTGCCACTCTAAAGGATAATGCAAAATGA
- a CDS encoding YigZ family protein — MTYSTLSAPCSAVFEIKKSEFLAFAHPITNRDQLTFHVEHYRQTYPDARHVCYGYIIGDPNNTTSAGFDDDGEPNGTAGRPILNVLQHKAIGNVCVIVVRYFGGIKLGAGGLTRAYATATQMAVDKMSLAVFVPQSTVKIMCDFKDEAQVRYLTEQVQGEILEVDYCKAVMLTARLDDEKIAQFQESLGVFGEIITPSIKK, encoded by the coding sequence ATGACTTATTCAACCCTATCTGCACCTTGCTCGGCTGTTTTTGAGATTAAAAAAAGCGAATTTCTTGCTTTTGCTCACCCCATCACCAATCGTGACCAATTAACGTTTCACGTGGAACACTACCGACAGACCTATCCAGATGCTCGCCATGTCTGCTACGGCTATATCATTGGTGATCCAAATAATACCACATCAGCAGGCTTTGATGATGATGGAGAGCCAAATGGCACAGCAGGTAGACCTATTTTAAACGTGCTACAACATAAAGCCATCGGTAATGTATGCGTCATCGTGGTGCGGTATTTTGGGGGTATTAAGCTTGGTGCGGGCGGTCTGACTCGAGCCTATGCTACAGCAACACAGATGGCTGTTGATAAGATGTCTTTGGCTGTCTTTGTACCACAATCCACCGTTAAGATTATGTGTGATTTTAAGGATGAGGCTCAAGTGCGGTACTTAACCGAGCAAGTCCAAGGCGAGATTTTAGAGGTGGATTATTGCAAAGCAGTCATGCTGACAGCACGGCTTGATGATGAAAAAATCGCTCAGTTTCAAGAAAGCTTAGGTGTCTTTGGTGAAATAATAACGCCATCAATCAAAAAATAA
- a CDS encoding DUF255 domain-containing protein — protein sequence MKKLPYVGLLFGLAISACSFADTTAPTIKPIEHFPKTPDVNCRDGNAKLHDECGDQVLIIKNAIATAQSQNKNVLMIYGGEWCIWCHVLDRYFNGKIQTHDYVWRDSNGDLSQWVMNENITQNDIDNAIKLNHYVADNFVIAHIDGDYANGEQALDYVNFTDEIVVYPTIMVLNKQGKYAHHMPPTSFIDGLQIREVDGQPYRGYDRAILLQELQKLHGMAK from the coding sequence ATGAAAAAATTGCCTTATGTTGGATTGCTATTTGGTTTGGCAATCTCTGCTTGTTCATTTGCCGATACTACCGCCCCCACCATTAAACCCATAGAGCATTTCCCAAAAACACCAGATGTGAATTGCCGTGATGGGAATGCCAAATTACATGATGAATGTGGCGACCAAGTATTAATTATCAAAAATGCCATTGCCACCGCCCAATCTCAAAATAAAAATGTTCTTATGATTTATGGGGGCGAATGGTGTATTTGGTGTCATGTTTTGGATAGATATTTTAATGGGAAAATTCAAACACATGATTATGTTTGGCGTGATAGTAATGGCGATTTGTCGCAATGGGTAATGAATGAAAATATTACTCAAAATGACATTGATAACGCCATAAAATTAAATCATTATGTGGCGGATAACTTTGTCATTGCTCATATTGACGGAGATTATGCCAATGGCGAGCAGGCTTTGGATTATGTGAATTTTACAGATGAAATCGTTGTTTATCCGACCATTATGGTTTTAAACAAACAAGGTAAGTATGCCCACCATATGCCGCCTACTAGCTTTATTGATGGATTGCAAATTCGTGAAGTAGATGGGCAGCCGTATCGTGGCTATGATAGAGCGATACTATTACAAGAATTGCAAAAACTACATGGTATGGCAAAATAA
- a CDS encoding Rrf2 family transcriptional regulator — MRLTNYSDYALRSLIYLAIKPKNHELANINDIADSYHISKSHLTKIIHQLGKLGYIESVRGKGGGIRLAKHPKQINIGTLIRHTESDFYILDCLDDSSDTPSKKTPPDVIPSLEISTAEVTSSCVISPVCQLKGVFSKAMLAFITVLDDYTLADVITNADELLEHL; from the coding sequence ATGCGTCTTACCAATTACAGTGACTACGCTCTGCGTTCGCTCATTTATTTGGCAATCAAGCCTAAAAACCATGAACTTGCCAACATTAATGACATCGCTGACAGCTACCACATCTCAAAAAGCCACTTAACCAAAATCATCCATCAACTGGGCAAGCTGGGTTATATTGAAAGCGTGCGTGGTAAAGGCGGTGGCATTCGCCTTGCCAAACACCCAAAACAGATTAACATTGGCACACTCATTCGCCATACTGAAAGCGATTTTTATATCCTAGACTGCCTAGATGACAGCTCTGATACCCCATCAAAAAAAACGCCTCCAGACGTCATACCCAGTCTTGAAATCAGCACAGCAGAAGTAACAAGCAGCTGTGTTATCTCACCTGTATGCCAGCTAAAAGGCGTGTTTAGTAAGGCGATGCTTGCTTTTATTACGGTGCTAGATGACTACACACTTGCTGACGTCATCACCAATGCCGATGAACTGCTTGAGCATTTATAA
- a CDS encoding Trp family transcriptional regulator: protein MYHYTRTQKQAMPKSAHQSAHVYLVQLLCENQDPQYIESLLSAILTQKEQAELANRILIFALLQQGLPQREIAERLGVGIATVSRGAKAYQVNDVASLLPNLKERF from the coding sequence TTGTATCATTATACTAGAACACAAAAACAAGCAATGCCAAAATCCGCCCACCAATCTGCCCATGTCTATCTTGTGCAACTACTGTGTGAGAACCAAGATCCGCAGTACATCGAGAGTTTGCTATCAGCGATATTAACCCAAAAAGAGCAAGCCGAGCTTGCCAACCGCATCTTAATTTTTGCTCTGCTTCAACAAGGCTTGCCACAGCGTGAGATTGCCGAACGGCTTGGCGTGGGGATAGCTACTGTGTCAAGGGGGGCAAAAGCGTATCAAGTGAACGATGTAGCAAGTTTATTACCAAATTTAAAAGAACGGTTTTAA
- the tmk gene encoding dTMP kinase gives MSALFISFEGTEGVGKTTAIDHLCQTLADKGVDFIRTREPGGSIVAEKLRAILLDKDTQINDDTELLLMHSARADHLHQTILPALAADKWVICDRFVDSTVAYQGFGRFFGDKAALQKIKLLTDGFVPRLPDLTFWLDLDVHLGMSRASKRSVADRFETEKLAFFERVYEGLQYQAMHYDRICRIDASGSPEDVLAKIILKLEPFLPNGNQ, from the coding sequence ATGAGTGCTTTATTCATCAGTTTTGAAGGCACAGAAGGGGTGGGTAAGACTACCGCCATCGACCATCTTTGCCAAACATTAGCCGATAAAGGGGTGGATTTTATCCGCACTCGTGAGCCTGGCGGTAGTATCGTTGCTGAGAAACTAAGAGCCATTTTGCTAGATAAAGACACTCAGATTAATGATGATACCGAGCTTTTATTAATGCACAGTGCTAGGGCTGATCATCTACATCAGACCATCTTGCCTGCACTAGCTGCCGATAAGTGGGTGATTTGTGATCGCTTTGTGGATAGCACAGTTGCATATCAAGGCTTTGGGCGGTTCTTTGGTGATAAGGCAGCTTTACAAAAAATCAAGCTTTTAACAGATGGCTTTGTGCCACGCTTGCCGGATTTAACGTTTTGGTTGGATTTGGATGTTCATCTTGGTATGAGCCGAGCATCTAAGCGTAGCGTCGCTGACCGCTTTGAGACTGAAAAGTTAGCGTTTTTTGAGCGAGTGTATGAAGGCTTACAGTATCAAGCCATGCACTATGATAGAATCTGCCGCATTGACGCTAGTGGTTCGCCAGAAGATGTCTTGGCAAAAATTATCTTAAAGCTTGAGCCATTTTTACCAAATGGCAATCAATAG